A region from the Nitrospira sp. genome encodes:
- a CDS encoding cytochrome c: MSEVAQLQLIALSIVGIGILILLFIKAVFIRVTGFVAIVLGLFALMSLAVPQLASLPPAEEKIDIASIKTPTDIAAIGQTVFFSKGQCALCHSIGPSESARCPDLKGIGAKLSKDFLYESLTDPQAFVYQDYRHGGVPKEYPATMPAIDRDPIGLSKSEVLAVIAFLQQMSGEPISVTTSELEVPGQASTAPATAAESAPLAMAQAH, encoded by the coding sequence ATGAGTGAAGTCGCACAACTACAATTAATCGCATTGTCTATCGTCGGGATCGGGATTCTGATCCTGCTTTTCATCAAAGCGGTGTTTATCCGGGTCACGGGGTTTGTTGCCATCGTATTGGGGCTGTTCGCGCTCATGTCCCTCGCCGTACCGCAATTGGCGTCACTTCCTCCGGCAGAGGAAAAGATCGACATTGCGAGTATCAAGACCCCAACGGATATCGCTGCCATTGGGCAAACGGTCTTCTTCAGCAAGGGACAATGTGCATTGTGCCATTCCATCGGTCCAAGCGAATCCGCCCGTTGTCCGGATTTAAAGGGAATCGGCGCCAAACTCAGCAAGGATTTTCTCTATGAAAGCCTGACCGATCCTCAGGCGTTCGTGTATCAGGACTACCGCCACGGAGGTGTGCCGAAGGAATACCCAGCGACGATGCCTGCCATTGATAGGGATCCGATCGGGCTTTCAAAGAGTGAAGTCTTGGCGGTTATTGCTTTTCTTCAGCAAATGAGCGGTGAGCCGATTTCGGTTACCACGTCGGAACTCGAAGTGCCGGGCCAGGCATCGACCGCTCCGGCAACAGCGGCCGAATCTGCTCCATTGGCTATGGCACAAGCGCACTAG
- a CDS encoding cytochrome ubiquinol oxidase subunit I has protein sequence MSAIRQETQTIQPALRTVKNHGGWFAGLLLTAAWLALPSIGLAAEGTATGPTEYRDIPYIGSRNLVWIVAQLHLLLAGFVLGVPIFAWLCEVIAWRGGEKRYDKLAKEFTKLLTSAYATTALFGGILLFLLVAFYPKLMNYLTDVFFPSFLLYCLLFLFETATLYLYWYGWDAMQDGKKKTLHIFLGFLLNFFALFIMIVPNAWATFQSSPVVLSEGTAFERAWAATWNPTWWPINIHRLIANVVLGGYICGAYAGVRYLSVKSKEDREHYDWMGYVGNFIGVFGLLALPFAGYWLMREIYQYNQQMGITLMGGFLSWLFIIQAMLIGVLFLGSNYYFWLGITYRIPGSEAKYRRAMLMMLVSLLLCLAVWMTPHSLVASIEEAQKMGGAHHPLLGVLGVMSAKMTVSNLMILITFMSFVMYWRAGKQDTAGWAKFGKAVMGAVLVVASLAVIVLGVWGYFVPAIVRINYFSTSQVAIVGFVILTITPLTALLLKSAKTTTEMVWGSMPPRAGYALVLNAVMVILLMTLMGYARSSSRVHWHVYGVMRDTSPYAYSPALGSASLIMAFCTFFFCILVAFIFWVATMGDKYKTASGAGKGDLPHGIPAMAGGAPEERQ, from the coding sequence GTGAGTGCCATACGACAAGAGACCCAAACGATTCAACCAGCTCTCCGAACCGTCAAAAACCACGGCGGATGGTTTGCAGGTCTCTTGTTGACGGCGGCCTGGTTGGCTCTCCCTTCGATCGGCCTCGCCGCAGAAGGTACGGCAACAGGTCCAACGGAATATCGTGATATTCCCTATATCGGCAGTCGGAATCTTGTCTGGATCGTCGCGCAATTACATCTCTTGCTTGCCGGTTTCGTCTTAGGGGTGCCGATCTTCGCGTGGCTCTGTGAAGTCATTGCTTGGCGGGGAGGGGAAAAACGCTACGACAAGCTTGCCAAGGAGTTTACCAAGCTCCTAACATCAGCCTATGCCACGACCGCCTTGTTCGGCGGTATTCTCTTGTTTTTGTTGGTGGCCTTCTATCCCAAGCTGATGAATTATCTGACAGATGTTTTCTTTCCGTCTTTTTTACTGTACTGCCTGCTATTTTTGTTCGAAACGGCGACCCTCTATCTCTATTGGTATGGGTGGGATGCCATGCAGGATGGCAAGAAGAAAACCTTGCATATCTTCCTCGGGTTTCTCCTGAATTTCTTTGCCTTGTTCATTATGATTGTACCCAACGCCTGGGCCACCTTCCAATCTAGCCCGGTTGTCCTTTCGGAAGGGACTGCCTTTGAGCGGGCCTGGGCCGCAACCTGGAATCCGACGTGGTGGCCCATCAACATCCATCGACTCATCGCCAACGTTGTGCTTGGCGGATACATCTGTGGCGCCTATGCAGGCGTTCGGTACCTATCAGTCAAGAGCAAGGAAGATCGAGAGCATTATGATTGGATGGGATATGTCGGGAACTTCATCGGGGTCTTCGGTCTCTTGGCCCTGCCGTTTGCCGGGTATTGGCTTATGCGGGAAATCTATCAATACAACCAGCAGATGGGCATTACGCTGATGGGAGGATTTCTCTCTTGGCTCTTCATTATCCAGGCCATGCTCATCGGGGTTTTGTTCCTTGGATCGAACTATTATTTCTGGCTTGGGATTACCTATCGCATTCCAGGATCTGAAGCGAAGTATCGTCGAGCCATGTTGATGATGTTAGTCAGCCTGTTGCTGTGCCTCGCCGTGTGGATGACCCCACACTCACTTGTGGCCAGCATCGAAGAGGCTCAAAAAATGGGAGGTGCTCACCATCCATTACTTGGAGTCCTCGGTGTGATGTCGGCCAAAATGACGGTCTCGAACCTCATGATTCTTATTACCTTCATGAGCTTCGTGATGTATTGGCGGGCTGGGAAACAGGATACAGCGGGGTGGGCAAAATTTGGAAAAGCAGTGATGGGTGCCGTGTTAGTGGTGGCGAGCCTGGCTGTCATTGTTCTTGGGGTGTGGGGGTATTTTGTCCCGGCGATCGTTCGCATTAATTATTTTTCTACCTCTCAGGTGGCGATCGTCGGATTCGTCATTCTCACGATCACGCCGTTGACAGCGCTGTTGCTCAAGAGTGCCAAGACGACAACGGAGATGGTTTGGGGCAGCATGCCTCCACGCGCCGGGTATGCGTTGGTCCTCAATGCGGTTATGGTTATCTTGCTCATGACGCTTATGGGGTATGCGCGATCATCGTCTCGCGTCCATTGGCATGTGTATGGCGTCATGCGGGATACGTCGCCGTATGCCTATTCGCCGGCTCTCGGCAGCGCCTCGCTGATTATGGCATTCTGTACGTTTTTCTTCTGTATCCTCGTCGCATTTATCTTCTGGGTTGCGACCATGGGTGATAAGTACAAAACCGCTTCAGGAGCGGGAAAAGGAGACCTGCCGCACGGCATTCCGGCGATGGCCGGAGGAGCTCCAGAAGAGCGGCAGTAG
- a CDS encoding cytochrome c, producing MGVLGKPIILMVAMYVFLKFVLPYIPGSAPLPSSLIFLYLLLTASGIVIFETLSGESKEAFWGPMQRFLTGENIGGLQALRYGILVLFPLLVGWQTYGSTATSDAPPAESRTIHPAPPGEYTGLSNPVPKTPENIMQGKGFYAAFCSPCHGGNFDGKGPAARGYNPPPANFADPTTIAMLQESYLFWRIKKGGVGLPIEGAPWKSAMPRWELELPDEWIWKIIMGEYDGAHQSPRTWE from the coding sequence ATGGGCGTGTTAGGTAAGCCAATCATACTCATGGTAGCCATGTATGTGTTCCTGAAGTTTGTGCTGCCCTATATCCCAGGTTCAGCGCCACTACCCTCCAGCCTGATATTCCTCTACCTCCTGCTGACTGCATCCGGTATCGTGATCTTTGAAACCTTGAGTGGAGAATCGAAAGAAGCCTTTTGGGGACCGATGCAGCGGTTCCTGACCGGAGAAAATATCGGAGGGTTGCAGGCACTTCGCTATGGAATCCTTGTTTTGTTTCCTCTCCTAGTGGGCTGGCAAACCTATGGCAGCACGGCCACGAGCGATGCTCCGCCGGCGGAGAGTCGAACAATCCATCCCGCACCGCCGGGAGAGTATACGGGGTTGTCAAACCCCGTCCCCAAGACTCCGGAGAATATTATGCAGGGGAAGGGGTTTTATGCTGCCTTTTGTTCCCCTTGCCACGGTGGAAATTTTGATGGCAAAGGGCCTGCTGCACGAGGATACAATCCTCCCCCCGCCAATTTTGCCGATCCGACGACGATCGCGATGCTGCAAGAGAGCTATTTGTTCTGGCGTATCAAGAAGGGTGGGGTCGGCCTGCCGATCGAAGGGGCGCCATGGAAGTCCGCCATGCCGCGGTGGGAGTTGGAATTGCCTGATGAATGGATTTGGAAAATCATCATGGGTGAATACGATGGGGCGCATCAATCCCCACGGACCTGGGAGTAG